A genomic stretch from Sporocytophaga myxococcoides DSM 11118 includes:
- the upp gene encoding uracil phosphoribosyltransferase: MLTQSPSIADRFLAELRSVEIQKDSMRFRRNMERLGALIAYEISKELNYKKEEVQSPLAKASTYALEQKIVIGAILRAGIPFFQGFLNMFDQAESAFVAAYRSTKSEETGKVEINMDYVASPDLTGKVLILTDPMLATGKSLVVAYRTLLKYGNPSEVHLAAVLSSKEGIEYVKKEIPEAKLWTVAIDEKMNEKFFIVPGLGDAGDLAFGQKITKGD, from the coding sequence GTGCTCACTCAATCCCCATCCATTGCAGATCGTTTTTTAGCTGAACTTAGATCTGTTGAAATTCAAAAAGATAGTATGCGTTTCAGACGCAATATGGAACGTCTCGGAGCTTTAATTGCCTATGAGATTTCAAAGGAATTAAATTACAAAAAAGAGGAGGTACAAAGTCCTCTGGCAAAAGCTTCAACTTATGCGCTGGAACAAAAAATTGTAATCGGTGCAATTTTAAGAGCTGGTATCCCATTTTTTCAAGGGTTTCTAAATATGTTTGATCAAGCCGAATCTGCTTTTGTTGCTGCTTATAGAAGCACAAAATCAGAAGAAACCGGCAAGGTGGAAATAAATATGGACTATGTTGCATCGCCAGATTTAACGGGTAAAGTGCTGATACTTACCGATCCAATGCTCGCAACCGGTAAATCTCTTGTGGTAGCTTACCGAACTTTATTAAAATACGGAAATCCGTCAGAAGTGCATCTGGCAGCCGTATTATCCAGTAAAGAAGGAATTGAATATGTAAAGAAGGAAATTCCGGAAGCAAAACTTTGGACTGTTGCAATTGACGAAAAAATGAATGAGAAATTTTTTATAGTTCCTGGTCTGGGAGATGCAGGAGATTTAGCTTTCGGTCAAAAAATAACTAAGGGGGATTAG
- a CDS encoding small multi-drug export protein, producing MLKFIGGPLLGVASGLSIWETALLTILGMMTTVFLMVSFIGRPFKNWIMKTFYKNRKLFCDRNRRMVKIWRNYGLKGVAFLTPVLFSPIGGALLASSFGESAKRIFLYMLASSIFWSIIFTSIIFLIKKVPGV from the coding sequence ATGTTAAAATTCATCGGAGGACCACTGCTTGGTGTAGCCTCAGGATTAAGCATATGGGAAACAGCATTACTCACAATACTTGGTATGATGACTACAGTTTTTCTGATGGTAAGCTTTATCGGCAGGCCATTTAAAAACTGGATAATGAAGACTTTCTATAAAAACCGGAAACTGTTTTGTGATAGAAACAGAAGAATGGTAAAGATCTGGAGGAATTATGGATTAAAAGGTGTTGCATTTTTAACCCCAGTACTTTTCAGTCCGATAGGAGGAGCCTTACTTGCCAGCTCATTCGGCGAGTCGGCCAAAAGAATTTTTCTTTACATGCTAGCCAGTTCAATTTTCTGGTCAATAATTTTCACCAGCATAATTTTCTTAATCAAGAAGGTCCCTGGTGTTTAA
- a CDS encoding T9SS type A sorting domain-containing protein produces the protein MISTLNKFHLILLSLSIIIFANTKEVLASQDWQPVSSNFPATNITGIYASKTSSAIIVSTLRDGLFISNNSGKTWLKVGDIKDSLFSLFASNDKYLIAGGRGAIYKSLDSGKTWTTHILPFKVAVNKIALHPSGKIILGTGSPWDQWGKAQGKGILISGDSAKTWVQANTGIDKTNPLIESLAIASNGNIFAGIADPDAGLNGRFGLYISEDLGNSWKRLSINIKAPFSIEYHDDKLRIGHVLNIAIEDDIVFASIIGIYGNFGFGFTIKSKAGDINKGENSWGIHWVTDSIPLTGSYYHQLTSLYKDSNGYYWSSISTPDNEIFNNIYSSKTLESKAWNFEMAGLQESFGRYIFTEDGKGNLYTTDYISGNQLFVKSIFGPSSINSPDQIAFSIYPLPAKSFLTIKGNFSAPINIRVLDIKGKEILKREDANFNNGTHTMQLPDMIPEGLYLLELSDGTFKSIKSIVLNRD, from the coding sequence ATGATTTCAACCTTAAATAAATTCCACCTCATACTGCTTTCTTTAAGCATAATAATATTTGCAAATACAAAAGAGGTTCTTGCTTCTCAAGACTGGCAACCTGTTTCAAGCAATTTTCCTGCTACAAACATTACAGGTATATATGCCAGCAAAACTTCATCGGCAATAATAGTAAGCACTTTGAGGGATGGCCTTTTCATAAGTAACAATTCCGGAAAGACCTGGCTAAAGGTTGGAGATATTAAAGACTCATTGTTTTCTCTTTTTGCCAGCAATGATAAGTACCTTATTGCAGGGGGCAGAGGTGCCATTTATAAAAGTCTCGACAGCGGAAAAACATGGACTACTCATATACTTCCATTTAAAGTAGCTGTAAACAAGATAGCACTCCATCCTTCAGGAAAGATCATTTTAGGAACAGGAAGCCCTTGGGACCAATGGGGAAAAGCGCAAGGCAAAGGGATATTAATTTCAGGAGATTCTGCTAAAACGTGGGTTCAAGCAAATACTGGTATTGATAAAACTAATCCTTTGATTGAATCTCTTGCCATAGCATCCAATGGAAACATCTTTGCTGGTATTGCTGATCCAGATGCAGGTTTGAATGGGCGTTTCGGACTGTACATATCTGAGGACCTTGGTAATTCGTGGAAGCGACTTTCCATAAATATAAAAGCGCCATTCTCCATAGAATATCATGACGACAAATTAAGAATTGGTCATGTTTTAAATATTGCTATCGAAGATGATATTGTCTTTGCTTCAATTATAGGCATATATGGAAATTTTGGATTTGGTTTTACTATAAAAAGCAAGGCAGGAGATATAAATAAAGGAGAAAATAGCTGGGGAATACATTGGGTTACAGACAGCATACCTTTAACTGGTTCTTACTACCACCAACTAACCTCATTATATAAAGACAGTAATGGTTACTACTGGTCAAGTATATCGACACCAGACAATGAAATTTTCAACAACATCTATTCAAGTAAAACTTTAGAAAGCAAAGCCTGGAACTTTGAAATGGCGGGCCTTCAGGAGAGCTTTGGGCGATATATCTTTACGGAAGATGGCAAGGGAAATTTATACACTACGGATTATATATCCGGTAATCAATTATTTGTAAAATCTATTTTCGGACCATCATCAATAAATAGTCCTGATCAAATTGCCTTCTCCATTTATCCCCTGCCTGCTAAGTCGTTTTTAACAATTAAAGGAAATTTCAGTGCACCAATAAATATTCGTGTACTTGACATAAAAGGGAAAGAAATTTTAAAAAGAGAGGATGCAAATTTTAACAATGGAACTCATACAATGCAACTGCCGGATATGATTCCTGAAGGTTTGTATTTGCTTGAATTGAGTGATGGAACATTCAAAAGTATAAAATCTATAGTTCTGAATCGGGATTAA
- the map gene encoding type I methionyl aminopeptidase has protein sequence MSISSQADIEGLQRISDAVALTLKQMREYAKPGMSTKELDEFGGEILRNFGARSAPKLTYGFPGWSCISLNDEIAHGIPSEKRILQEGDLINIDVSAELDGYWSDNGGSFVLGKDIHNHNPLVEASRSILYKAIHQVKGGVKIADIGLLIETEAKKAGFKVIKNLVGHGVGRSLHEAPEEIPCFNDKNNKQRFKKDSVVAIETFISTKATYAHDKGDGWTYITKDGSYVAQHEHTLIITDGKPIILTEANKIWD, from the coding sequence ATGTCAATTTCATCACAGGCGGATATAGAGGGTTTGCAAAGAATCAGCGATGCTGTTGCTTTGACATTAAAACAAATGCGTGAATATGCCAAACCTGGCATGAGTACCAAAGAGTTGGATGAATTTGGCGGAGAGATTCTGAGAAACTTCGGTGCGAGATCTGCACCTAAACTAACCTATGGCTTTCCAGGCTGGAGCTGCATCAGCCTGAATGACGAAATTGCTCATGGCATTCCTTCTGAAAAAAGAATTCTTCAAGAAGGAGATCTTATAAACATAGATGTATCAGCTGAACTGGACGGATACTGGTCTGACAATGGAGGCTCCTTTGTTTTGGGAAAAGACATTCATAATCATAATCCATTGGTGGAAGCTTCGAGAAGTATCCTATATAAGGCTATTCATCAGGTTAAAGGCGGTGTTAAAATAGCTGACATTGGTTTATTGATTGAGACAGAAGCTAAAAAAGCAGGATTTAAAGTTATTAAAAACCTGGTTGGACATGGTGTAGGAAGAAGCCTGCATGAAGCTCCAGAAGAGATTCCTTGTTTCAATGATAAAAACAATAAACAGAGATTTAAAAAAGACTCTGTCGTAGCGATAGAAACCTTTATCTCCACTAAAGCGACCTATGCTCACGATAAAGGAGATGGCTGGACATATATTACCAAAGATGGAAGTTATGTTGCACAACATGAACACACTTTGATCATTACTGATGGGAAACCTATCATTCTCACAGAGGCAAACAAAATCTGGGATTAG
- a CDS encoding multidrug effflux MFS transporter → MRHTQNKNVITLILGMLATVSPFAIDFYLPAFSQIAEDLQTSTARISLSVSSYFIGMALGQLIYGPLLDRYGRKPPLFAGLIIFVIASLGCTFSYRVEQLIILRFIQALGGSVAGVAAMAMVKDFFTASQGPRIFAMLILTIGLSPLLAPSIGGFVAESFNWKAVFVLLAFIAVFAMTIVFLFLPEGQEPDREVTLKLQPMAKTYVSILSDTQFFTYTVSGSFAFATLFIYVAGSPIVFIELFHVSPQMYGAIFALLSVGFIGASQLNILLVRKFPSNAIFRFSLIVQVLAGFIFLMVALYGGMNLYSTILMLFIFLSCVGLINPNASTLALAPFTKNIGSAAAMLGCSQIGIAALASIAVGLFKAASILPMIASMVATSSFALFLLWRGEKKMAGKVVMADVNSGPIAH, encoded by the coding sequence ATGCGACATACTCAAAATAAAAATGTCATTACCCTAATCCTTGGAATGCTGGCTACTGTTTCACCTTTCGCCATCGATTTTTATCTTCCTGCTTTTTCACAGATAGCCGAAGATCTCCAAACAAGTACTGCAAGGATTTCGCTTTCGGTTTCCAGTTATTTTATAGGCATGGCATTGGGGCAGCTGATATATGGTCCCTTGCTGGATCGGTACGGAAGAAAGCCGCCGCTGTTTGCCGGTTTGATCATCTTTGTGATCGCCAGTCTGGGTTGTACCTTTTCTTACCGAGTAGAACAGCTGATTATCCTGCGTTTTATACAGGCGTTGGGAGGGAGCGTAGCAGGAGTTGCTGCTATGGCCATGGTTAAAGATTTCTTTACAGCGTCTCAAGGTCCGAGAATATTTGCAATGCTGATCCTCACCATTGGTTTGTCACCTCTGCTTGCGCCAAGCATAGGAGGTTTTGTTGCTGAATCATTTAATTGGAAGGCAGTCTTTGTTCTGCTTGCCTTCATCGCGGTGTTTGCGATGACAATTGTTTTTCTTTTTTTACCGGAAGGACAGGAACCCGACAGAGAGGTTACGCTGAAGCTGCAGCCAATGGCAAAAACATATGTGTCGATTCTCTCAGATACACAATTTTTTACCTACACGGTTTCCGGTTCCTTTGCTTTTGCTACATTGTTTATTTATGTGGCAGGTTCTCCCATTGTATTTATTGAATTGTTCCACGTAAGTCCGCAGATGTACGGTGCTATCTTTGCACTCTTATCAGTAGGATTTATTGGTGCCAGCCAGCTGAATATTTTGCTGGTTAGAAAATTTCCGAGCAATGCGATCTTTCGTTTCTCACTGATTGTACAGGTGCTTGCCGGCTTTATCTTTCTTATGGTCGCTTTGTATGGCGGGATGAATCTCTATTCAACGATTTTGATGTTGTTTATTTTCCTGAGCTGTGTAGGACTGATCAATCCAAATGCTTCTACGCTGGCACTGGCACCTTTTACAAAGAACATTGGCAGTGCGGCTGCTATGCTGGGTTGTTCGCAGATCGGCATTGCAGCATTAGCTTCCATTGCTGTAGGTTTGTTTAAAGCAGCTAGTATTCTTCCGATGATTGCATCAATGGTGGCAACGTCTTCATTTGCACTGTTTTTGCTATGGAGAGGTGAAAAGAAAATGGCGGGAAAAGTTGTTATGGCAGATGTGAACAGCGGGCCGATAGCTCATTAA